The Candidatus Poribacteria bacterium genome includes the window TACTAACAACCAATCTACCAATCCGCGACGCTGCCATCGGTGTCGTAATAAAATTCGCCACCGAGCTCCTCTGGATAGGTATCAAGTATCCGTTCCGCTTCCTTTTCATCGATCTCAAAACCGAGTCCCGGCTGTGTCGGCAACGCAATATGGCCATCTGTGACCTGCCACGCTTCAGTCAATAAACCTGCCCCCAGACCGTCGTCGATCTGTTCCTGAATTAGGAAGTTCGGGACAACGGCATCAACGTGAAGGGAGGCAGAGAAAGCGACGGGTCCGATCGCACAATGCGGCGCGATGTGCATGTAATAGACCTCTGCCATGTTCGCAATCTTTTTCAGTTCAGTGATGCCGCCAGCATGTGAAGTATCGGGTTGTAAGTAAGCGACCGCCTGTTTTTCAAATACCTCTCGAAACCCCCAGCGGGTGAGCAAACGTTCCCCAGTCGCGATTGGAAAGGGCACATGGTCGGACACCTGTTTAAGGGCGTCAACATTCTCTTGCGGGATGGGTTCCTCTACGAACATGGGGCGCATCCCTTTAAGTTCGTGACAAATCTCGATTGCAAGGGCGGGAGTCATCTTACCGTGAAAGTCGAAGGCGAGTTCGACATCGGGACCCACCCATTCACGCATAAGATAGGCACGCGCCACAAATTCATCAATCACTGCAGGAGGTTCATGCCCACGCCATTTACCACCGGGACCACTTTTAAACGCGGTGTAGCCCCCTTTTTTCTGTAAGAATTCGAGGCGTTCTTTCGCGGATGCTTTTCCTTCATCTGTCAAGCTTCCGATACCCCAGTGTGCATAAACGCGGATACGATCGCGCACCGCACCACCTAAGAGTTGATAGGCAGGTAAGCCGTGGTATTTACCGGCGATGTCCCACAACGCCTGATCGATACCGGACAGGGCAGACATGAGAATATTTCCGCCTCGGAAAAAGGCAGAGCGGTAAACGTGTTGCCAATGGTGTTCAATACGGAGCGGATCTTTGCCGATAAAATAGTCGGAGAGTTCTTCGACAGCCGCCCACGTACTTTTGGGTTTACCTTCAAGTGTGGTTTCTCCCCATCCGACGATGCCGGTGTCCGTTGTAATTTTCACGAGACGCATCCGGCGACGTGGATAGAATTGTTCAATCTTAGCAATCTTCATTTTTTAATTTATGGCCTCCTGGGCACCGCGCCATTCCATTACGCGGTGATTTCTGGTGAATTCAGTACTGACTTGAGTGCCTGTACGATTTTTTTCTTGCTTGCTTATCACAAAGGTGATGTCTTCTTCCCGTTTTGAAGAGCGCGTAGCCCGTAATGAAATGGAGGGGTTTTTGCTTGGGTGTTTCCTCTATATCTACGGGGATTGACATCAAATTCCAAACCAACCTGACCGAACCGCAAGGAATAATTAAATATGTCACGACCCAATGTTCTTTTCATGATTGCTGACGATCACCGGTGGGATGCTATCGGTGGCATGGGCGACCCAACGGTCCAAACACCAACAATGGACTCCCTCATGACACGCGGGACAACTTTCCGACAAACCCACATTATGGGATCGCTTGTCGGAGCCGTTTGTGTGCCAAGCCGCGCCGCCGTCCTCACGAGTGCTAACCTTTTCCGGAGTGGTGGCAACCAAATTAACCGAGATTTGGCAGTTTGGCCACAGGTCATGCGAGACGCAGGCTATCACACATTTTTTAGTGGCAAATGGCACAATGACCGACAAACATTTACCGACAGTTTCGATGCCGGCGCGAAGATTTTCTTTGGCGGAATGAGCGATCAATATAAAGTGCCAGTTTTCGATTTCGATCCAACGGGAAAATACCCGGAGGATGCCAAGTACATTGGAGAAAAGTTTTCTACGGAACTCTTCACAGATGCCTCCGTGGAATTCCTGCAAGCCTACGACGCAGAGAACCCTTTCTTTCTTTACCTTTCCTTTACTTCACCGCACGATCCGAGAACAGCACCCGGAGAATACGCAACGATGTATTCACCCGAGGATATTCCTGTTCCCGAAAACTTCCTCCCCGAACATCCGTTCGACAACGGTGAAATGCGCATTCGGGACGAAGTGTTAGCACCCTTCCCTCGCACGCCCGAAATCGTTCAGCAACACATCGCCGACTATTACGGGATGATTACGCATCAGGATGCCGAAATGGGACGCGTGCTAAGCACATTGGAGGCAACCGGACACCTCGACAACACAATTATCATTTACACCGCCGA containing:
- the dgoD gene encoding galactonate dehydratase, coding for MKIAKIEQFYPRRRMRLVKITTDTGIVGWGETTLEGKPKSTWAAVEELSDYFIGKDPLRIEHHWQHVYRSAFFRGGNILMSALSGIDQALWDIAGKYHGLPAYQLLGGAVRDRIRVYAHWGIGSLTDEGKASAKERLEFLQKKGGYTAFKSGPGGKWRGHEPPAVIDEFVARAYLMREWVGPDVELAFDFHGKMTPALAIEICHELKGMRPMFVEEPIPQENVDALKQVSDHVPFPIATGERLLTRWGFREVFEKQAVAYLQPDTSHAGGITELKKIANMAEVYYMHIAPHCAIGPVAFSASLHVDAVVPNFLIQEQIDDGLGAGLLTEAWQVTDGHIALPTQPGLGFEIDEKEAERILDTYPEELGGEFYYDTDGSVADW
- a CDS encoding sulfatase-like hydrolase/transferase, with translation MSRPNVLFMIADDHRWDAIGGMGDPTVQTPTMDSLMTRGTTFRQTHIMGSLVGAVCVPSRAAVLTSANLFRSGGNQINRDLAVWPQVMRDAGYHTFFSGKWHNDRQTFTDSFDAGAKIFFGGMSDQYKVPVFDFDPTGKYPEDAKYIGEKFSTELFTDASVEFLQAYDAENPFFLYLSFTSPHDPRTAPGEYATMYSPEDIPVPENFLPEHPFDNGEMRIRDEVLAPFPRTPEIVQQHIADYYGMITHQDAEMGRVLSTLEATGHLDNTIIIYTADHGLAVGQHGLLGKQNLYNHSIHVPSIFAGPGIPEGETVDALTYLYDVFPTVCDLTDVTCPDTTEGCSLVPLMKGRVERVRATAFAAYRDIHRTITDGRWKLIRYYVSEETGAGTDCIQFFDLEQDPWETTNLAELPEHADLIRSLAADMQMWQIQTNDFMKDVPVLL